One Ilumatobacter coccineus YM16-304 genomic window, CTCGGTCGGTACGGGAGGCGCGAGGGCCATGGTGGCGACCGCGGCACCGCGGCCCAGACAGTGCGCGCCGACGAGCCCGCCGAATGCAGCAGCGGGAGCGAGCGACGCGACGCACACGATCCGCAGCACGATCGTGCCGCACATCGCGGCGACGCCATAGCTGCCGTGCCGCGAGTCCTTCAGAATCTCGCGGCGGCGTTCAGGCGTCCACCCGCCCATGGCGTCGGCGGTGTCGGCCAGGCCGTCTTCGTGGAACGCTCCGGTGATCGCGACGCCGAGCAGCACCACCACCGCAGCGGCGACCGAGCCCGGCACGAGTTCGAACAGGCCGGCTGCCACGCCGCCGAGCAGCGCGCCGAGCAGGGCGCCGACCACCGGGAACCACGACACCGACGCGGTCAGGTCGGGTGCCGCCTTCAGACGGATCGGGATGCGGGTCAGGAACTGAGCGGCGCCGAGGAGTCCGCGCATGCGACTACTCCGAACCGAACCACTCGTCGAACGTGGCGACCTCGACCACGCCGGCGCACGCCATCTTCACGATCGGCACGGCCGCCATCGCCCCGGTGCCCTCGCCGAGTCGCATGTCGAGGTCGAGCAGCGGCTTCTTGCCCATCGCGTCGAGCAACTTGCGGTGACCCGGCTCTGCCGAGCAGTGTCCGACGATGCAGTGATCGAGCGCCGCCGGGTCGGCGCGGTGGAGGGGCAGCACCGACGACGTGCAGATGTAGCCGTCGAGGACGATCGGGATCGAGCGGTGGCGAGCGGCGACCGTGGCGGCGGCCATGGCGACCAGTTCGGAACCGCCGACTTCGCGGAGGATCTCGAGCGGGTCGACCACACCGGCGATGCGGCGCACCGACTCCTGCACGGCGGTCTTCTTGCGTTCGAGGCCGGCGTCGTCGATGCCGGTGCCACGTCCGACCCACACCGCGGCTTCTCCACCGGCGAAGGCCGCGGCGATGGCGGCCGCGGCGGTGGTGTTGCCGATGCCGAGTTCGCCCAACACGAGGAGGTCGGTGTCGAGTGCATCGACGGCGTCGAAGGCGACCTGGGTGATCTCGTCGAATCGCTCGGGAGACAGCGCCGCTTCGTGGCGCATGTCGTTGGTCGGCTCGCCGACCCCGACGTCGACCGCGGTGACGGTCGCACCGATCGTGTGGGCGAACGCGTTGATCGTGGCCTTCGACTGCTGGGTCGCCGCGAGCATCGACGCGGTGATCTCGGCGGGATAGTTGCTCACCCCGGCGGCGGCGACGCCGTGGTCGGCGGCGAACACGAGTGCCGCTGGTCGTTCGACCGTGGGGCGATGGGAACGTTGCCACCCCGCTTTCCAGGCGGCGACGTCGTCGAGCCACTGCAACGCTCCACTGGGCCGGAGGACCTGTGCGGTCCGCTCCTCGACGGCGGCGCTGGCGGCGAGATCGGGCCCGGGCAGATCGGCGAGACGTTGGGCGAGCAGGCTCATGGGTCGAGAGTCTGCCAGGGGTCGCTCAGCACCACCGCTTTCCCGGCGACGAGGAGCAGCGCCGGGTCGGCCACGGCAGCGAACGACTGGTTGACCCACCCGAGCAGGTCTCGGTAGCGGCGTCCGAGTTCGGCTTCGGGGTGGACGCCGAGGCCGACTTCGTTCGAGATGACCACCACACGCTCGGAGCGCGCGGCGCACGTGGCGGCCGCATCCACGGCTCTCCGACGGATCTCGTCGTCGTCGATCTCGCGCCACATCAGGTTCGAGGTCCACAGCGTCACGCAGTCGACGATCACGAGGCCTTCGTCGACCGATCGGACCGCGCCGTCGAGGTCGACCTCCTCTTCGATGGTGCGCCACGACGCCGGACGTTCGTCGCGGTGGCGCTCGATGCGGTCGGCCATGTCGTCGTCGACGACCGGCGCGGTGGCGACGTAGGTGACCGGGCCGTCGAAGCGCCGGCCGATCTCGACGGCGAGCGAACTCTTGCCGCTGCGAGCTCCTCCGAGGAGCAGCGTGAGGCTCATGTTCGGCCGGCCCGCGTCAGTAGTCGAGGCCGCGCATGGCGCGGATGCCCTGCGAGTACGCGTGCTTGATCTCGGTCATCTCGGTGACGGTGTCGGCCACCTCGATCAGCTCCGGGGCGGCGTCGCGGCCGGTGATGATGACGTTGACGTGACGGGGCCGATCGCGGATCGGCCCGGCGATGTCGGCGGCCGGGAGCCAGCCGAACGACGACAGGTAGGTCAGCTCGTCGAAGATCACGAGTTGGTGCTCGCCGGCGTTCATGATCTCGACGGCCTTCGCCCACCCTTCGGCAGCGTGCGCCTTGTCGTTCGAGAGGTCGTCGGAGTCCCAGGTGAACCCGTCGCCGAAGGCGTGCCACTCGACGCCGAGCTGGCGGCCGATCTTCTCCTCGCCGACCTTCCAGTTGCCCGACTTGATGAACTGCACGACGG contains:
- the cobS gene encoding adenosylcobinamide-GDP ribazoletransferase; amino-acid sequence: MRGLLGAAQFLTRIPIRLKAAPDLTASVSWFPVVGALLGALLGGVAAGLFELVPGSVAAAVVVLLGVAITGAFHEDGLADTADAMGGWTPERRREILKDSRHGSYGVAAMCGTIVLRIVCVASLAPAAAFGGLVGAHCLGRGAAVATMALAPPVPTEGLGADYSRSLSPGRAAAGVLAALTIGAVAVGWWVAPLAGAVAVGALLVSVIAVRAFGGVSGDILGAVEQVGECLVLVIVSGLAMHHALWWT
- the cobT gene encoding nicotinate-nucleotide--dimethylbenzimidazole phosphoribosyltransferase: MSLLAQRLADLPGPDLAASAAVEERTAQVLRPSGALQWLDDVAAWKAGWQRSHRPTVERPAALVFAADHGVAAAGVSNYPAEITASMLAATQQSKATINAFAHTIGATVTAVDVGVGEPTNDMRHEAALSPERFDEITQVAFDAVDALDTDLLVLGELGIGNTTAAAAIAAAFAGGEAAVWVGRGTGIDDAGLERKKTAVQESVRRIAGVVDPLEILREVGGSELVAMAAATVAARHRSIPIVLDGYICTSSVLPLHRADPAALDHCIVGHCSAEPGHRKLLDAMGKKPLLDLDMRLGEGTGAMAAVPIVKMACAGVVEVATFDEWFGSE
- the cobU gene encoding bifunctional adenosylcobinamide kinase/adenosylcobinamide-phosphate guanylyltransferase; the encoded protein is MSLTLLLGGARSGKSSLAVEIGRRFDGPVTYVATAPVVDDDMADRIERHRDERPASWRTIEEEVDLDGAVRSVDEGLVIVDCVTLWTSNLMWREIDDDEIRRRAVDAAATCAARSERVVVISNEVGLGVHPEAELGRRYRDLLGWVNQSFAAVADPALLLVAGKAVVLSDPWQTLDP
- the cobO gene encoding cob(I)yrinic acid a,c-diamide adenosyltransferase → MTDDTTADHDAASDDAAPTDDPRPDGLRRADSLVVINTGNGKGKSSSAFGMMVRGVARGWNVAVVQFIKSGNWKVGEEKIGRQLGVEWHAFGDGFTWDSDDLSNDKAHAAEGWAKAVEIMNAGEHQLVIFDELTYLSSFGWLPAADIAGPIRDRPRHVNVIITGRDAAPELIEVADTVTEMTEIKHAYSQGIRAMRGLDY